A section of the Triticum dicoccoides isolate Atlit2015 ecotype Zavitan chromosome 7A, WEW_v2.0, whole genome shotgun sequence genome encodes:
- the LOC119331103 gene encoding probable glutathione S-transferase, with product MSQQPAQGPAPVRLITVFGSPFAHRVEVALTLKGVAYELLVEDLTNKSELLLAHNPVHQSVPVLLHGDRAICESLVIVEYVDEAFHDDGDGSAPRLLPADPYERATARFWADFIANKCLKPLWQAMWTDGDEQARLARETKESLWVLEAQLEGKRFFGGDALGFVDLAACTLAHWLGVLEEVAGVRLMKDGEYPALRRWAREYTSDEVVRRSLPDRDELIAYFTKNKERYRSFMVKAAAAVQ from the coding sequence ATGTCGCAGCAGCCAGCACAGGGCCCGGCGCCGGTGAGGCTCATCACGGTGTTCGGCAGCCCGTTCGCGCACCGCGTGGAGGTGGCGCTCACGCTCAAGGGGGTGGCATACGAGCTGCTCGTGGAGGACCTGACCAACAAGAGCGAGCTGCTGCTCGCCCACAACCCCGTCCACCAGTCCGTGCCTGTCCTCCTCCACGGCGACCGCGCCATCTGCGAGTCCCTCGTCATCGTCGAGTACGTCGACGAGGCCTTCCACGACGACGGCGACGGGTCGGCGCCCCGGCTCCTTCCGGCGGACCCCTACGAGCGCGCCACGGCCCGCTTCTGGGCTGACTTCATCGCCAACAAGTGCTTGAAGCCGCTGTGGCAGGCGATGTGGACGGACGGCGACGAGCAGGCGCGGCTGGCGAGGGAGACCAAGGAGAGCCTGTGGGTCCTGGAAGCGCAGCTGGAGGGGAAGCGGTTCTTCGGGGGTGACGCGCTCGGCTTCGTCGACCTCGCCGCATGCACGCTGGCTCACTGGCTCGGCGTGCTGGAGGAAGTCGCCGGGGTGCGGCTGATGAAGGACGGCGAGTACCCTGCTCTTCGCCGGTGGGCCAGGGAGTACACCTCCGACGAGGTGGTGAGGCGGTCCCTGCCGGACAGGGACGAGCTCATCGCCTACTTCACCAAAAACAAGGAGAGGTACAGGTCGTTCATGGTCAAGGCAGCAGCAGCGGTGCAGTGA